A region of Gracilinanus agilis isolate LMUSP501 chromosome 3, AgileGrace, whole genome shotgun sequence DNA encodes the following proteins:
- the CXCR4 gene encoding C-X-C chemokine receptor type 4, with the protein MDSDSGDGDSFTGFIIEFHDNNTMDGFGSGDYEGKEPCYPNENEDFNRIFLPTVFSIIFVTGIVGNGLVIIVMGYQKKLRSMTDKYRLHLSVADLLFVLTLPFWAVDAAASWYFGNFLCKAVHVIYTVNLYGSVLILAFISLDRYLAIVHATNSQRPRKLLAEKVVYLGVWLPAVLLTVPDIIFANTSEAAGRYVCDRMYPHENWLISFRFQHILVGLVLPGLIILTCYCIIISKLSHSKGHQKRKALKTTVILILAFFACWLPYYIGISIDTFILLEVIKQDCDFDKAVHKWISITEAVAFFHCCLNPILYAFLGAKFKTSAQNALTSVSRGSSLKILSKGKRGGHSSVSTESESSSFHSS; encoded by the exons ATGGATTCAGACAGCGGAGATGGGGAT TCCTTTACAGGCTTCATCATTGAGTTTCATGATAACAACACTATGGACGGGTTTGGTTCAGGTGATTACGAGGGCAAAGAGCCGTGTTAtccaaatgaaaatgaagatttcAACCGAATCTTTCTACCTACTGTGTTTTCCATCATCTTTGTGACCGGCATTGTGGGCAATGGATTGGTTATCATCGTCATGGGCTACCAGAAGAAGCTGAGAAGCATGACTGACAAGTACAGGTTGCACCTATCGGTAGCTGATCTTCTATTTGTCCTCACGCTGCCCTTTTGGGCTGTCGATGCAGCTGcaagctggtattttggaaatTTCCTGTGCAAGGCAGTGCATGTCATTTATACCGTCAACCTCTATGGCAGTGTCCTGATTCTGGCTTTTATTAGTTTAGACCGATACCTGGCAATCGTCCATGCAACCAACAGTCAGAGACCAAGAAAGCTGTTGGCAGAAAAGGTGGTGTATTTAGGTGTGTGGCTGCCTGCTGTCCTGCTAACAGTTCCTGATATCATTTTTGCCAACACAAGTGAAGCTGCTGGAAGATATGTTTGTGACCGGATGTACCCACATGAAAACTGGCTGATTTCTTTCCGGTTTCAGCATATCTTAGTTGGACTTGTATTACCTGGCCTAATTATCCTGACCTGTTACTGCATTATCATTTCCAAGTTGTCACACTCCAAAGGTCACCAGAAACGCAAAGCCCTGAAGACAACAGTCATACTTATCCTGGCTTTCTTCGCTTGCTGGTTGCCTTATTATATTGGCATCAGTATAGACACATTTATTCTCCTGGAGGTGATCAAGCAGGACTGTGACTTTGACAAAGCAGTACACAAATGGATCTCCATCACAGAGGCGGTGGCCTTTTTTCATTGTTGCCTGAATCCCATCCTCTATGCCTTCCTTGGGGCCAAATTTAAAACTTCTGCACAGAATGCACTGACATCAGTTAGCAGAGGCTCCAGCCTTAAGATACTTTCAAAAGGCAAGAGGGGAGGACATTCATCTGTTTCTACAGAGTCAGAATCCTCAAGTTTCCACTCCAGCTAA